Proteins co-encoded in one Arachis hypogaea cultivar Tifrunner chromosome 13, arahy.Tifrunner.gnm2.J5K5, whole genome shotgun sequence genomic window:
- the LOC112736043 gene encoding F-box/kelch-repeat protein At1g16250-like, which produces MGSLSCLSRPMEDDFLSNYAIVAVFCPTKPTTDNKGIVPNSMELFNPSTNTWSHVTSIPGLIEGQILKAFSMVSLGDSVYIIGGLVCHKERVHVSDDSAELVDVGIHVSPNVLRYNITTNQWFHCAPLGMPRYDFACTICNNRIYVAGGKSKLASAHGISSAEVYDPSLDTWTPLPSMHILRYKCVGVTWQGKVYIIGGFTMPSLVERSSAEVYDTLAKKWDLVAGMWQLDVPPNQIVAVNDSLFSSGDCLNAWKGHVEAYDGKLWNEVEGSQKPSLSTLETNYEDWPHSQRSYLTMAPIGTQLFFLAGYKTGNDYDETERSMSLVHLFDTTRGAWRSLEPVELEGEKELCSHCCVVQLS; this is translated from the coding sequence ATGGGTTCCCTCTCTTGTTTGTCAAGGCCAATGGaggatgattttctttccaattATGCAATAGTTGCTGTGTTTTGTCCTACAAAACCAACAACCGACAATAAAGGTATTGTTCCTAACTCAATGGAGCTCTTTAATCCATCCACCAACACATGGAGCCATGTGACCTCAATTCCAGGACTAATTGAAGGCCAAATCTTGAAAGCCTTTTCCATGGTCTCCTTAGGGGACTCTGTTTACATAATTGGTGGCCTAGTTTGCCACAAAGAAAGGGTTCATGTGTCTGATGACTCAGCTGAATTGGTTGATGTGGGTATCCATGTTTCACCAAATGTCCTGCGTTACAACATAACAACCAATCAATGGTTCCATTGCGCGCCACTTGGCatgccaaggtatgattttgccTGCACCATTTGCAATAACAGAATCTACGTGGCAGGGGGCAAATCCAAGCTGGCGAGCGCACACGGGATCTCGTCGGCTGAGGTGTATGATCCTAGTCTTGACACATGGACACCTTTGCCTAGTATGCATATTTTGAGATATAAATGTGTAGGGGTGACATGGCAAGGAAAAGTATATATTATTGGAGGGTTCACAATGCCTAGCCTAGTGGAGCGTAGCTCTGCTGAGGTGTACGACACGCTGGCAAAAAAGTGGGACCTCGTGGCAGGGATGTGGCAGTTGGATGTGCCACCTAATCAAATCGTGGCGGTTAATGACTCCCTTTTTAGCTCAGGGGATTGCTTGAATGCATGGAAGGGACATGTTGAGGCCTATGATGGGAAGCTTTGGAATGAAGTTGAAGGGTCACAGAAACCAAGCCTTTCCACATTGGAGACCAACTATGAGGATTGGCCTCATAGCCAAAGATCATACCTAACTATGGCCCCAATAGGGACTCAATTATTTTTCTTGGCAGGGTACAAGACAGGTAATGATTATGATGAGACAGAAAGATCGATGTCCCTTGTCCACTTGTTTGATACAACAAGGGGTGCATGGAGGAGCCTTGAGCCTGTGGAATTGGAGGGTGAGAAAGAGCTCTGTAGTCATTGTTGTGTTGTGCAACTATCATAa
- the LOC112733432 gene encoding protein GID8 homolog isoform X2 yields MSLFWIVIRELAEIEAMAASKKVITREEWEKKLNDVKIRKEDMNKLVMNFLVTEGYVEAAEKFQMESGTEHIDLATITDRMAVKKAVQSGNVEDAIEKVNDLNPEILDTNPQLFFHLQQQRLIELIRNGKVEEALEFAQEELAPRGEENQSFLEDLERTVALLAFEDVSNCPIGELLDISQRLKTASEVNAAILTSQSHEKDPKLPSLLKMLIWAQKELDEKAAYPHINDLSKAVLEDPAI; encoded by the exons ATGTCACTATTCTGGATTGTGATTCGTGAGCTCGCAGAAATCGAGGCAatg GCTGCATCAAAGAAGGTGATAACAAGAGAAGAGTGGGAGAAGAAGCTTAATGATGTGAAGATCAGGAAAGAAGACATGAATAAATTGGTCATGAATTTCCTTGTGACTGAGGGTTATGTTGAAGCTGCTGAGAAATTCCAGATGGAGTCTGGAACTGAAC ACATAGATCTCGCAACAATCACTGATCGCATGGCTGTTAAGAAGGCAGTACAAAGTGGTAATGTTGAGGACGCAATTGAAAAAGTGAATGACCTAAATCCGGAG ATACTAGATACAAATCCACAACTATTTTTCCATCTCCAACAACAGCGGCTGATAGAACTGATTCGGAATGGAAAAGTAGAAGAAGCTCTAGAGTTTGCCCAGGAGGAGCTTGCCCCAAGGGGGGAGGAAAAT CAAAGCTTCTTAGAAGATTTGGAGAGGACTGTTGCACTTCTTGCCTTTGAAGATGTCTCTAACTGTCCTATTGGAGAGCTTCTTGATATATCACAGCGTCTAAAGACGGCAAGTGAGGTGAATGCTGCCATCCTTACAAGCCAGAGTCATGAAAAAG ATCCTAAACTTCCAAGCTTGTTGAAGATGTTGATATGGGCCCAAAAAGAGTTGGATGAGAAAGCTGCTTATCCTCACATTAATGATCTATCCAAGGCTGTACTAGAAGACCCTGCTATTTGA
- the LOC112733432 gene encoding protein GID8 homolog isoform X1 — protein MSLFWIVIRELAEIEAMAASKKVITREEWEKKLNDVKIRKEDMNKLVMNFLVTEGYVEAAEKFQMESGTEPDIDLATITDRMAVKKAVQSGNVEDAIEKVNDLNPEILDTNPQLFFHLQQQRLIELIRNGKVEEALEFAQEELAPRGEENQSFLEDLERTVALLAFEDVSNCPIGELLDISQRLKTASEVNAAILTSQSHEKDPKLPSLLKMLIWAQKELDEKAAYPHINDLSKAVLEDPAI, from the exons ATGTCACTATTCTGGATTGTGATTCGTGAGCTCGCAGAAATCGAGGCAatg GCTGCATCAAAGAAGGTGATAACAAGAGAAGAGTGGGAGAAGAAGCTTAATGATGTGAAGATCAGGAAAGAAGACATGAATAAATTGGTCATGAATTTCCTTGTGACTGAGGGTTATGTTGAAGCTGCTGAGAAATTCCAGATGGAGTCTGGAACTGAAC CAGACATAGATCTCGCAACAATCACTGATCGCATGGCTGTTAAGAAGGCAGTACAAAGTGGTAATGTTGAGGACGCAATTGAAAAAGTGAATGACCTAAATCCGGAG ATACTAGATACAAATCCACAACTATTTTTCCATCTCCAACAACAGCGGCTGATAGAACTGATTCGGAATGGAAAAGTAGAAGAAGCTCTAGAGTTTGCCCAGGAGGAGCTTGCCCCAAGGGGGGAGGAAAAT CAAAGCTTCTTAGAAGATTTGGAGAGGACTGTTGCACTTCTTGCCTTTGAAGATGTCTCTAACTGTCCTATTGGAGAGCTTCTTGATATATCACAGCGTCTAAAGACGGCAAGTGAGGTGAATGCTGCCATCCTTACAAGCCAGAGTCATGAAAAAG ATCCTAAACTTCCAAGCTTGTTGAAGATGTTGATATGGGCCCAAAAAGAGTTGGATGAGAAAGCTGCTTATCCTCACATTAATGATCTATCCAAGGCTGTACTAGAAGACCCTGCTATTTGA